The Parafrankia discariae genomic sequence CCGGTCCCGGCTGATCGTCGGCAGGTCGGCGTGGCTGTCGACGGACGTCGCGCCGTGCCCGGGGAAGTGTTTCGCCGCCGCGGCCACTCCGACCTGCCGGAACCCCTCGACCGCCGCCGCGGTGAACCGTCCGACCGCCGCGGGGTCGTCGCCGAAGGAGCGCTCACCGATGACGGGGTTCGCCGGGTCGCTGTTGACGTCCGCGTCCGGTGCGAAGTCGACGTTGATGCCCAGGGCGCGCAGGTCCGCGCCGGTGATCTGCGCGGCGTCGCGCGCGTCGTCGGGACGTCCCGTGGCGCCCTGCGCCATCTGGCCGGGCAGCAGGGTCACGCCGTCGCGGATCCGCAGCACGGTCCCCTGCTCCTGGTCGGCGGCGATCAGCAGCGGGACGCGGGCCGCCGCGCTCAGGTCCGCGGACAGCGCCTTGACCTGGCCGGGGTTGACGATGTTGTCCGGGAGCGCCCCCGGGCCCGTCCCGCCGGCGTCGAAGTAGATCACCCCACCCAGGCCCCGTTTCGCGACGGCCTCGGCGGCGGTGTCCGCGCCGGAGGTCCGCCGGTTCGCGGCGACGACGGCCGGGCTCCGGTCGGCGCCGGCGGTGCCGAAGACGTAGCCCGTCATCATCTGGCCGACGCGCTGTTCCAGCGACAGGCCGGCCAGCGTGGACTCGACCCAGCTGGTCTCCTCGGCCGAACCGGTGCCGGGGCCGTTCCCCGCGCCGCCCGGGTCAGCGGCCGACAGCTGGTCGGCACCCGCCCCGGGGCCGTCGGCGGGGTGTTCCGCGGTGCCGCGCCCGGATTCCGCGCCGGCGGCGCCGCTCGCGCCGCCGCGCGGGTCGCCCGCCCCGGCCGTGCCGTCCGCGGTGTCACCGTCGGCGAGGCCGAGCCGGTCCGCCATCGAGCCGCCCGGGTCGGTGCCGCGGACCGCCCAGGCGAACGCCGTGACACCGGCCAGCACCGCCAGGACCACCGCGAGCGTCACTCCGACGACCCGCGCACGCCGCATGACCATCCCCTCGTCCGCGAGTCGCCCGATCCGGCCTCCTCGCACCGTCTGTGACCTCACCTGCCCGCGACGGGACGTCCCGAACCGACCGGGAACCGGAACCAGCCGGCAACGGGAGCGAACCGTACACATCATCACGGATCGCCGAGCGGGGT encodes the following:
- a CDS encoding glycoside hydrolase family 3 protein; amino-acid sequence: MVMRRARVVGVTLAVVLAVLAGVTAFAWAVRGTDPGGSMADRLGLADGDTADGTAGAGDPRGGASGAAGAESGRGTAEHPADGPGAGADQLSAADPGGAGNGPGTGSAEETSWVESTLAGLSLEQRVGQMMTGYVFGTAGADRSPAVVAANRRTSGADTAAEAVAKRGLGGVIYFDAGGTGPGALPDNIVNPGQVKALSADLSAAARVPLLIAADQEQGTVLRIRDGVTLLPGQMAQGATGRPDDARDAAQITGADLRALGINVDFAPDADVNSDPANPVIGERSFGDDPAAVGRFTAAAVEGFRQVGVAAAAKHFPGHGATSVDSHADLPTISRDRAALTALDLPPFRAAIAAGVPMVMVGHLNVPALDPAAPATLSKPVVDGLLRHELGFDGVIVTDALNMAAITEHNTPGGAAVRAVQAGVDILLMPPDLVQAVDAVVSAVRSGAIDPERVAASVRRILRMKWRLAHTTPVATRTSGEAEATAAAIAGRAITLLDQPTCDLLPLIRGTAGAGTGGAGSTGSGTAGAGADGAPPTVEVSGPSGAAKTLVDALTARGIDARLTTQGAGRAPAPPAAGAPGAGTSVVRVVLVGNSPPPVTDRRTVIVSTGTPYRPPVAAGAWLASYSRDPASMRALAAVLAGAAPPAGRLPVVTRTAAGTALPRGAGLPAPRAC